GCCGCGACAGCAGCAACCGCCGCAACCGCGGCCCCGACCCGCCAtgcacccgcagcagcagcagcagcagcgggggGCACTCCCGCCGACGCAGGCCTTCATCGGCGCTggaatgccgccgccgccgctgccgccgcaggGAGCCGGGGGTCTCgggtcgatggcggcggcgcaggccaaggcggaggcggcggcgcgggcgcgcgcggcggagcagatggCGCTCGAGGACGCGTGGAAGGCCCTCAACCCGGACTTCAGGACGCCCTTCGCCTCCGTCGAGGACGCCGTCAGCAggtgcgtgcgcgcgtgcgcgcgcgtccgatcttcctcgccgccgccgattGGCGTGCTTCGTTTAGCGCGTCGTGCTGGCTCGCTCTCGTGTTCTAGGGATCTACTTTCTGCTCGCCCTTCTTCCTGCTTGCATCTTTCGTCGGATATGTTTGCTAGGGGTTTTTGGGATTAGTTCATCGTATCAGTATTGGTGAACCCGCGGTTGATTTTGCAGTTTGTTCTCTAGGATTTGGTGCGGCGAGTTTGATTTTCACGTGGTACTGTTTGATTCGGGGGAAAAGTTATATGCAGAGACATATAGCCACCTCCCAAGAAATCTGTCAAGGAACATAGAGAAACTCTGTAATGGTAGGAGTCTAGGAGATCATCGAATTGAGGATTTTTTTTTCTGGACCTCTGTAGGAGCAATCTCCCAATGATAAATAGGGAACTAACCCGACCAAGAATTGTGAATTTCAATTTCATGATTTCTGACAGAATATCTGAAATATGGTTCTTAACTGACAATTTTTAGTGAGATCACTAGATTAAAACCTGCATTTGTAACTGAATAATATGGTAACCTATCAGAATATCAGCTAGCTAGCTTTTGACGATTGAATTATTTTAAACAGGCATGTAATTTCTGAATGCAACATTTGGTCGAGTAAAATTACTGTTGTCAAGTTTTTTCTAATCTGACAAAATAACTCATCCCTTTTGTTTGTTTTATTTTCAATTTATACATCATTGCAAATGCATGTCACCTCTGATAAATGCACTGTATGCTGATCTATCTCTTGAATAGAgactctcttcttgttcttAGAGGATCACATTTTTGCCCACCGCTCTTCTTGGTAACTCATACTATCTTGCATGAAAGTTAGCTGTGATTTGTAGGAGATTAGGATTAACATATACATGTGCTTGCTCTAGATGCAACCTGAAAAGGTCTAGTTGTTGCAATCTGCTGAAAGAAAACAGTGAGGATCAGAGGATGTCACATGCCTATTTGCCATTTATTAATTAAAAGAATTCGAGACTATGAAGAATAAGAATTGTTCATACCGATATTGGTGTTCTGTCAATAGTTAGCAATTGTTAGCATGACTAACAATCTTCTTCATCCCATGGCAATCAGGTTGCTGCCATACCATGTCTTCGCGGACTACGAAGAGGATGACGATGGTGTTGATGCCACCCGCGGCAGCAGCAGCGTCGCCACCGCGACAGAGAATTCAAGCTCGCAGAAATGGGAGGACGACATGGTTGCAACAGTGGAAGGTTTTCTCGATGACTTCGAGAAGCAGGTGCTGACCTTCAACGTCATGAACCAGCAGCGCGCGGCGGGCCTCAACCGCGCCGAGGAGCAGCTCATTCTGGATAGGGCGCTGTACGAAGACGAGCGCTGGCAGGTGGAGCGCATGCGCGCGGCCCTCGTGCAGCACCAGCAGCGGGAGCATCAACGGGAGCAGCAGGAAGCTGCGCGCGCGCGGATGGCGCTcgcgcaggcgcaggcgcaggcTGCGGGGGCGTGGCCGGCGGCGCAACCCGCCACCTCGTGGCAAGCGCTTGCGGCTGCCGTAAACGGCGAAGGGGGCTCCCGAGGGCAGGCGCAGGCACAGGCACCAGCCATGATGAGgcaccagcagcagccgcagccggAGACGATGATGACGGCCGGCGCCTGGCAGGCGctcgcggcggcagcggcgcgcggcGAGGGAGGCTCCAGCGGGCAGGCACTGATACAGGCCGTTATGATGCAGCATgtgcagcggcagcggcagcaggaggagatgatggcggcggcgtcgcACGGCAAGGGCGTTCCCGGCGGGCAGGCGCTTCCACCGGCCGCGCTGATGCAGCTGAtgatgcagcagcagcaacaacaccaGCAACAGCAGCGGCAGCACGAGGAGATGATGGCAGCGGCGTCGCGCAGCGATGGCGTTCCCGGCGGCTGGCAAACGCTTTCGCCGGCCCCGGTGATgcagcaacagcagcggcagcaggaggagatGATGGCGGCGGCATCGCGCGGCGAGGCGGGCCCCGGCGAGCAGGCGCTGGCGTCGGCCGCGTTGATACGCCAGCTGCAGCTGCtgcagcaacagcaacagcagcagcatcaggaaatgatggcggcggccggtggatGGCAGCAGCTGGGGGGGCGGCAGTTGTACGCGGCGCCGCGCGGCGACGGCAGCTCGAGCTCGCAGGCGGCGCTGCCTCCTGCGGTGCTTCAGCAGCCAGGGCAGGGGCAGACCAGCAGCGCGGCCGCCGGGATGGCGCTGCCGTGGCGTGGGGGCGCAGAGGGAAGGGAGCAGTAGCGTTGCTAGGGCTTTGCGATTCCTGCGAGAAAACCAATCGTGCGTCTCTGAATCTCTGTTGGATGAGTATGCCATCGTTGTAGTGTTCATGCGAGTTAAGCTGGTTTACAAAAGACGGCCTAATTTGTCCATTTAAACTTCAACTGTCATTGTTAATGTGTCGCTATAGAAGCTTATTACAGTAAGTTCGTTAAGTGATGCATTTCATTAACAAAGTGCTAGAAGCCTATGACCATGAGAGATGGCAAGGTTAAATCCATGTTTATGAAGACCGACGGAAGGATGACATGGATCAAAATGTTTCAAGAATAAAGCAATCAGATTCATATTGACTCGTTGCCCAACAGGATACCTCAACTCTGAAACAATCTTGACATGGTAGAGCAGCAACAAGGTCTACTACAACCCAAAACAGCGTGTGTTTGTATCTTGTACATCATATAGAACATCTTGTAGGGTAAAACGCGACAACCACGACAAACTATTTCCCTATCCGCATGGCAGAGGGACCGACTCTTTGTACCTAGGTTACAATTACAATAGTAGCTTACAACATATGGACGTCGTCTTCCGCCGTCGCCACCCGTTAACAGAGAATGACACCGGGCTTCATTGACCTTTGGGCAACTAGTCTCTCCGCAGGACTTTTGGTGGACATACAAATTATTGTTGGTCTCGTAGACTTGACCTTTGTAATTCATAGTATGGTACAAGAGCAGCGTGTAGTTTTGGGcaacttgttggccttcttatCTGTCAGAAAAGAGTAACAGAGATAGCTACATTCAGGACATGAGATTAACATGAACTCCCAACTTACAAAGTCCTAACAATTCGGTTTAATCCAAAATTTCAAATGCTAAGACAAAAGTAATGAAGAGCATCCAAATTTCCAGAAATAGTGCTGCAATTAATTCCATCACTGCGAGACAGTTAATTTGAGGAATGGGTTTGTCCTAGCACCAACTCATTGGTCATATTTTGTTCTCTTTTTATATCACTTCAAAAATGGAATCAGCTGGTTTCTCACCCCTATTCCTTGTAAGAATATGGCTAGTGAAAAAATGACAAACTGGGTCATCCCAAAAAAATCATGGGATGATGAGGTGTCCCAAAAAATAAACATCCGATCATTTTCTTTAAAGGAATAAGTGTTTTTTACACATCTGAACTTTGCAAAACGTCCATGGCATCGAGTATTTTTAAACCCTCAGCAGGTCAAGTTACACCCTAAGGTGGTTTTGGGAGGCAGTATAGCTAAACCGGGATCCAGATTATAGTAGTTTTTGCCATGTTTGCAGCCATGACTCTGAATTTTGCTGACTAGTATCAGTTAAAGTGGGAAAGAGAAGACAGAAAAATAGAAGAGAAAGAGATCAACCATATGGATGTAAACAACCCTGAGTTGGATCCCCATCTTAGAAGTACAAGGTACAAAGCATGAAAAAAGTTACTCCAACTGAGAGCCAACTAAATGAGATTGATTTAAACCACATGATGGACCTGTAGAAACAGACTAGTTATTTTGGGTAGCCTACATGCATACTTTTGAACCCCAGCTCCAAAAGAGTCAATGGAATGAAGAAGTCAGTAGTTAATACCTGGTACATGTAGTTACTAACTCAGGCTACCTGTGAACCGTAATCAGCTCATTATTTTCTGAATAAAAGGGGTGTGAACAGTCAGTTTGCATAGGACTTGTAGGTTGTGATTGGTAGGCTGCATAAGGGTCTACCCAGGCTTGCATAGTGCAGGTTTGGATGTTTGGTAGCCTGAATAGGTCCGTTAGCCAGGCTCTGGTTGTGCAAATAGCCCTATACGGCCTGCATAGTGGGAAATGCAAATGAGGCTCGTCTCCGGTTGTGCAGGCTGCACAGGCTCCAGCTGGCCAACTTTTGGCCCCAGCCTAGCTACAACAGTGCAGCCTAGGGAGCAATGCAGCCATCCAAACAAAATCTTATGCGGGCCAATACAAGATATGCAGCCAACCAAACAAACCCACAAAATACTACATAAGCCTGGCCTGGCCTGCATAACTCCTAGCCAGGTCAGAAATAGACCAAGTAACCAATCACACCCATAGCTGATTCCTGGTGTCCTTTTGGTTGATGCCTAACTTTGCACAACTTTAGGGAAAGTGGGCTGCCAGAAAAGTTGTGGCGAACAAAATGGTAGCCACACTTGTAGCAAGGTTTGGCACGAAAATGAATCTGACATGTGGGGCAAAGGGCTAAGAATGTTTGGGGAAGCCACAGTTTGTGGCACGAACCAACACATTCCTATGAATCTGTGTGCAGCTAATGTATGGTGCAGCAAGATGTGACAAGCAACCAAACAGGCCTGGTCAAGAACTTAGCAGGAAGAACTGGGGGAACAACTTCTTGAACATTGGCAAATTTGTATAATTCTCAGGTCAACACTTTCTACATTTCTGAAACAATGTACTCTTAGTGAAACGTAAAGAACACACTTCTTCAAGTATAGCTCCAAGTCCAACAGCAATGATGGCAGCATGATAAAGCATGCAGCTTACAAACGGAAAGTAAACCAACCCTAAGTAGTAAGTAAACTAAAGCAATAGTGGCATCCAAAAAAAATAATGAAACTCTGATTAGCAGCACTGGAATTTATGCAATTTGATAGTTACAACAAAGCTACCAGTCTACAGAATTGGATGAGATAAATCAAAATCCATATGCAACAATTTCCTTGAAGTCTGAAAACTTGCAACTCACCTGGTTTTGATTTGGCTGATGATGGTGGAA
The sequence above is drawn from the Panicum hallii strain FIL2 chromosome 7, PHallii_v3.1, whole genome shotgun sequence genome and encodes:
- the LOC112900667 gene encoding chromatin modification-related protein EAF1-like: MHPQQQQQQRGALPPTQAFIGAGMPPPPLPPQGAGGLGSMAAAQAKAEAAARARAAEQMALEDAWKALNPDFRTPFASVEDAVSRLLPYHVFADYEEDDDGVDATRGSSSVATATENSSSQKWEDDMVATVEGFLDDFEKQVLTFNVMNQQRAAGLNRAEEQLILDRALYEDERWQVERMRAALVQHQQREHQREQQEAARARMALAQAQAQAAGAWPAAQPATSWQALAAAVNGEGGSRGQAQAQAPAMMRHQQQPQPETMMTAGAWQALAAAAARGEGGSSGQALIQAVMMQHVQRQRQQEEMMAAASHGKGVPGGQALPPAALMQLMMQHGRQQEEMMAAASRGEAGPGEQALASAALIRQLQLLQQQQQQQHQEMMAAAGGWQQLGGRQLYAAPRGDGSSSSQAALPPAVLQQPGQGQTSSAAAGMALPWRGGAEGREQ